One Thalassospira marina DNA window includes the following coding sequences:
- the zapE gene encoding cell division protein ZapE, whose product MSDGPLSRYRKKIADGELTHDGMQELCAEKLQSLFNALRDYRPNNGKGTWYERFGLTKRRNDPEPPQGLYIYGEVGRGKSMLMDLFYETAPVEHKRRVHFHDFMQDVHDRLHKFRQSRSDSESDPIPPIAKDLAKQAWLLCFDEMQITDITDAMIVGRLFEQLFDRGVVVVTTSNRVPDDLYKDGLQRQNFLPFIEMLKEKLDVLELASRTDYRMRNLTAADVFVYPADDKTPARIDELFAKVTEGARVDAGSLRVKGRDIAIRETGAGVARFTFEELCTRPLGPGDYIALATHFHTIVIDLIPQMPASRRDWAKRFNTLIDAMYEHKTNLICAMETKPEDLYTDGDFSFEFQRTVSRLTEMRSQEYLDQPHLT is encoded by the coding sequence ATGTCTGACGGCCCGCTTTCCCGATACCGTAAAAAAATCGCCGATGGTGAATTGACCCACGATGGCATGCAGGAACTGTGCGCTGAAAAGCTGCAAAGCCTGTTTAACGCCTTGCGCGATTATCGGCCCAATAATGGCAAGGGCACCTGGTATGAACGTTTCGGCCTGACCAAACGCCGGAACGACCCGGAACCGCCACAGGGCCTTTATATTTACGGCGAAGTCGGCCGTGGCAAATCGATGCTGATGGACCTGTTTTATGAAACCGCCCCGGTTGAACATAAACGCCGGGTCCATTTCCACGATTTCATGCAGGATGTGCATGACAGGCTGCATAAATTCCGCCAAAGCCGCAGCGATAGTGAATCAGACCCGATCCCGCCCATCGCAAAGGACCTGGCCAAACAGGCCTGGCTTCTGTGTTTTGATGAAATGCAGATCACCGATATCACCGATGCCATGATCGTTGGCCGCCTGTTTGAACAGCTTTTTGACCGGGGTGTTGTGGTTGTAACCACATCAAACCGTGTGCCTGACGACCTTTACAAGGATGGCCTGCAACGCCAGAACTTCCTGCCTTTCATTGAGATGCTCAAAGAAAAGCTTGATGTGCTTGAACTTGCCAGCCGCACCGATTATCGCATGCGCAACCTGACAGCCGCCGACGTGTTTGTTTATCCCGCCGATGATAAAACCCCGGCGCGCATTGATGAACTGTTTGCCAAAGTCACCGAAGGTGCGCGCGTCGATGCCGGCAGCCTGCGCGTGAAGGGCCGCGATATTGCCATTCGTGAAACCGGTGCCGGTGTGGCGCGATTCACGTTCGAGGAACTGTGCACCCGCCCGCTCGGCCCGGGGGACTATATTGCCCTTGCAACCCATTTTCACACCATCGTCATCGATTTAATCCCGCAAATGCCTGCCTCCCGGCGCGACTGGGCCAAGCGTTTCAACACGCTGATCGATGCGATGTATGAACATAAAACCAATCTGATCTGCGCCATGGAAACCAAACCCGAAGACCTTTACACCGATGGTGACTTCTCGTTTGAGTTTCAGCGTACTGTTTCGCGCCTGACAGAAATGCGCAGCCAGGAATATCTTGATCAGCCCCATCTGACCTGA
- the mdh gene encoding malate dehydrogenase, which yields MARNKIALVGAGNIGGTLAHLAGLKELGDVVLFDIVDGMPQGKSLDIAESSPVDMFDADLKGTSDYADIAGADVVIVTAGVARKPGMSRDDLIGINTKVMTQVGQGIKQHAPDAFVIVITNPLDAMVWVMQQATGFDPKKVVGMAGVLDSARFRYFLAEEFKVSVKDVTAFVLGGHGDTMVPSIRYSTVAGVPVPDLIKMGWTTQEKIDQIVQRTRDGGAEIVGLLKTGSAFYAPAASAIAMAESYLKDQKRVMPVAAYLSGEYGVDGIYVGVPVVLGAGGVERVVEINLDAEEQENFNKSVAAVRGLVDAAKGML from the coding sequence ATGGCCCGCAACAAGATCGCGCTCGTCGGCGCTGGCAATATCGGTGGTACTCTGGCCCACCTCGCTGGCCTGAAAGAGCTTGGCGACGTCGTCCTTTTCGACATCGTTGATGGCATGCCGCAGGGCAAATCGCTTGATATTGCTGAATCCTCACCCGTCGACATGTTCGATGCCGACCTCAAGGGTACCAGCGACTATGCTGATATCGCCGGTGCAGACGTTGTCATCGTCACCGCCGGTGTTGCCCGTAAACCGGGCATGAGCCGTGATGACCTGATCGGCATCAACACCAAGGTCATGACCCAGGTTGGTCAGGGCATCAAGCAGCATGCCCCGGACGCGTTTGTCATTGTTATCACCAACCCGCTTGATGCGATGGTCTGGGTGATGCAGCAGGCAACCGGCTTTGATCCGAAGAAAGTTGTCGGCATGGCCGGCGTTCTGGACTCTGCCCGTTTCCGTTACTTCCTCGCCGAAGAATTCAAAGTATCGGTCAAAGACGTTACCGCCTTTGTTCTGGGCGGCCACGGCGACACCATGGTGCCGTCGATCCGTTATTCGACCGTTGCTGGCGTCCCGGTTCCCGACCTGATCAAAATGGGCTGGACCACGCAGGAAAAGATCGACCAGATCGTTCAGCGTACCCGTGATGGCGGTGCCGAAATCGTTGGCCTGCTGAAAACCGGTTCGGCATTCTATGCCCCGGCAGCATCGGCCATCGCAATGGCTGAAAGCTATTTGAAAGACCAGAAGCGCGTTATGCCGGTTGCTGCTTACCTGAGCGGCGAGTACGGCGTTGACGGCATCTATGTCGGTGTTCCGGTCGTTCTTGGCGCTGGTGGCGTCGAGCGCGTTGTCGAGATCAATCTCGATGCCGAAGAACAAGAGAACTTCAACAAGTCCGTGGCGGCCGTTCGCGGCCTTGTCGACGCCGCCAAGGGCATGCTGTAA